One stretch of Pieris brassicae chromosome 8, ilPieBrab1.1, whole genome shotgun sequence DNA includes these proteins:
- the LOC123713757 gene encoding prestin isoform X4 — MPQTPSSQQFNVIRRVYHQDVLNKDADYHLPDKPLSYTAKKAVQSCGFGDCLLNSLPIIKWLPAYKPKTDLIGDLVAGATTAVMHIPQGMAYALLAQVPPIIGLYMAFFPVLVYVVFGTSPHVSMGTFAVACLMAGKVVNEHAAHELPINGTDIAEATLQMTSQYSNVQVLSTLTFAVGIIQVMMWVLRLGAVSTLLSEPLVSGFTTAASLHVLASQVKDLFGIRLPKLGSNYKVVFTVIEVFKNMSNLNWAALIISFITCLVISLNNEVLKPWVSKRSRIPVPIELMAIVIGTLVSKFVDLKTNYGLSLVGTIPTGLPVPEVPPMHLLPDIALDAFTITMVTYTISMSMSLIFAAKEKYEVDANQELLALGASNMFGAFFTCAPMCASLSRSYIQYQAGGKTGITSMVSGALILCVLLWVGPFFELLPRCVLASIIAVSLKGMFMQVAELAKFWRLSKLDALVWLATFLTTVLIDIDIGLGAGLLAAVGALFVRSQRPYTCLLGRVLDTDLYLDIKRYRAAEELPGVKIFHYCGGLNFASKNLFRETLFRKIGYLKGTDEDNLTNKSESYEWDSTLGRKINCVIIDATALSYVDAPGIKSLLSAQQELVSSHITVLLAGANGPVLEMIEKYNSLESEQLQVETFPTVHDAVVYYKMLEIKKEPTITIAT; from the exons AT GCCTCAGACGCCGTCAAGTCAGCAATTTAACGTGATAAGACGTGTCTACCACCAGGATGTACTTAATAAGGATGCTGACTATCATTTGCCTGACAAACCTC TGAGCTATACGGCCAAAAAAGCGGTCCAGAGTTGCGGTTTTGGAGACTGTCTATTGAATTCGTTGCCGATCATAAAATGGCTGCCTGCTTACAAACCGAAGACAGATCTGATTGGCGATTTGGTCGCCGGCGCAACCACAGCTGTTATGCACATACCACAAG GAATGGCGTATGCGCTGTTAGCCCAAGTGCCACCAATCATAGGGCTTTACATGGCATTCTTTCCCGTTCTTGTATATGTTGTGTTTGGAACTTCGCCCCATGTGTCGATGGGAACGTTTGCTGTAGCCTGCTTAATGGCTGGAaag GTTGTAAACGAGCACGCGGCACATGAACTACCAATAAATGGGACCGATATTGCTGAAG CAACGTTACAAATGACATCGCAGTACTCGAATGTACAGGTGCTTAGTACACTCACATTCGCTGTTGGAATAATACAA GTAATGATGTGGGTACTACGCCTTGGAGCGGTGTCAACGTTACTCTCAGAGCCTCTGGTCTCTGGATTTACCACAGCTGCATCCTTACACGTGTTAGCTTCACAAGTCAAGGACCTCTTCGGGATAAGACTGCCTAAACTAGGAAGCAACTATAAAGTCGTCTTT ACTGTCATAGAAGTTTTCAAAAACATGTCGAATTTGAATTGGGCAGCGCTTATAATCTCGTTCATTACATGTCTCGTCATATCGCTCAATAATGAAGTACTTAAG CCGTGGGTCAGCAAGCGAAGCAGGATACCGGTGCCTATAGAGTTAATGGCGATAGTTATAGGCACTCTAGTGTCTAAATTCGTTGACCTTAAAACTAACTACGGTCTTTCACTAGTTGGTACTATACCTACTGG TCTCCCAGTACCAGAAGTACCACCAATGCACCTCCTCCCAGATATAGCTTTAGACGCGTTCACCATAACAATGGTCACTTACACGATATCCATGTCTATGTCACTGATATTCGCAGCCAAGGAGAAATATGAAGTTGATGCTAATCAGGAACTATTAGCGCTG GGAGCGAGTAACATGTTCGGGGCGTTCTTTACGTGCGCTCCGATGTGTGCCAGTTTGTCACGGTCATACATACAGTATCag GCGGGTGGTAAGACTGGTATAACGTCAATGGTGAGTGGGGCGTTAATTCTGTGCGTACTTCTATGGGTTGGGCCTTTCTTCGAGCTGCTGCCACGCTGCGTCCTGGCTTCCATCATCGCTGTCTCGCTCAAAGGCATGTTCATGCAAGTCGCAGAACTCGCCAA ATTCTGGCGGCTGAGTAAACTAGACGCATTAGTGTGGCTTGCTACCTTTTTGACTACTGTCCTCATTGACATTGATATTgg GCTCGGTGCGGGTCTTCTAGCCGCAGTGGGAGCTCTGTTCGTGCGATCTCAGCGACCGTATACCTGCTTATTAGGAAGAGTTCTTGATACAGACCTCTACCTCGATATCAAACGGTACCGTGCG GCGGAAGAACTTCCCGGGGTAAAAATATTCCACTACTGTGGTGGACTCAACTTTGCCAGTAAGAACCTCTTTAGAGAGACACTGTTCAGGAAAATTGGCTACTTGAAGGGGACAGACGAAGACAATCTCACTAACAAGAGTGAGTCGTACGAGTGGGATTCTACTCTTGGCAGAAAG ataaattgtgtaataataGACGCGACAGCACTATCTTATGTTGACGCGCCGGGGATCAAAAGCCTTCTCTCGGCTCAGCAAGAACTCGTCAGCAGTCACATCACCGTACTCTTGGCTGGCGCTAACG GTCCCGTCTTAGAAATGATAGAGAAGTACAATTCTTTGGAATCAGAGCAATTGCAAGTGGAAACTTTCCCGACGGTACACGACGCCGTTGTCTACTACAAGATGTTAGAGATCAAGAAGGAACCCACCATCACCATTGCCACgtga
- the LOC123713757 gene encoding prestin isoform X3: MDLFSDQYISKDEGPQTPSSQQFNVIRRVYHQDVLNKDADYHLPDKPLSYTAKKAVQSCGFGDCLLNSLPIIKWLPAYKPKTDLIGDLVAGATTAVMHIPQGMAYALLAQVPPIIGLYMAFFPVLVYVVFGTSPHVSMGTFAVACLMAGKVVNEHAAHELPINGTDIAEATLQMTSQYSNVQVLSTLTFAVGIIQVMMWVLRLGAVSTLLSEPLVSGFTTAASLHVLASQVKDLFGIRLPKLGSNYKVVFTVIEVFKNMSNLNWAALIISFITCLVISLNNEVLKPWVSKRSRIPVPIELMAIVIGTLVSKFVDLKTNYGLSLVGTIPTGLPVPEVPPMHLLPDIALDAFTITMVTYTISMSMSLIFAAKEKYEVDANQELLALGASNMFGAFFTCAPMCASLSRSYIQYQAGGKTGITSMVSGALILCVLLWVGPFFELLPRCVLASIIAVSLKGMFMQVAELAKFWRLSKLDALVWLATFLTTVLIDIDIGLGAGLLAAVGALFVRSQRPYTCLLGRVLDTDLYLDIKRYRAAEELPGVKIFHYCGGLNFASKNLFRETLFRKIGYLKGTDEDNLTNKSESYEWDSTLGRKINCVIIDATALSYVDAPGIKSLLSAQQELVSSHITVLLAGANGPVLEMIEKYNSLESEQLQVETFPTVHDAVVYYKMLEIKKEPTITIAT; encoded by the exons GCCTCAGACGCCGTCAAGTCAGCAATTTAACGTGATAAGACGTGTCTACCACCAGGATGTACTTAATAAGGATGCTGACTATCATTTGCCTGACAAACCTC TGAGCTATACGGCCAAAAAAGCGGTCCAGAGTTGCGGTTTTGGAGACTGTCTATTGAATTCGTTGCCGATCATAAAATGGCTGCCTGCTTACAAACCGAAGACAGATCTGATTGGCGATTTGGTCGCCGGCGCAACCACAGCTGTTATGCACATACCACAAG GAATGGCGTATGCGCTGTTAGCCCAAGTGCCACCAATCATAGGGCTTTACATGGCATTCTTTCCCGTTCTTGTATATGTTGTGTTTGGAACTTCGCCCCATGTGTCGATGGGAACGTTTGCTGTAGCCTGCTTAATGGCTGGAaag GTTGTAAACGAGCACGCGGCACATGAACTACCAATAAATGGGACCGATATTGCTGAAG CAACGTTACAAATGACATCGCAGTACTCGAATGTACAGGTGCTTAGTACACTCACATTCGCTGTTGGAATAATACAA GTAATGATGTGGGTACTACGCCTTGGAGCGGTGTCAACGTTACTCTCAGAGCCTCTGGTCTCTGGATTTACCACAGCTGCATCCTTACACGTGTTAGCTTCACAAGTCAAGGACCTCTTCGGGATAAGACTGCCTAAACTAGGAAGCAACTATAAAGTCGTCTTT ACTGTCATAGAAGTTTTCAAAAACATGTCGAATTTGAATTGGGCAGCGCTTATAATCTCGTTCATTACATGTCTCGTCATATCGCTCAATAATGAAGTACTTAAG CCGTGGGTCAGCAAGCGAAGCAGGATACCGGTGCCTATAGAGTTAATGGCGATAGTTATAGGCACTCTAGTGTCTAAATTCGTTGACCTTAAAACTAACTACGGTCTTTCACTAGTTGGTACTATACCTACTGG TCTCCCAGTACCAGAAGTACCACCAATGCACCTCCTCCCAGATATAGCTTTAGACGCGTTCACCATAACAATGGTCACTTACACGATATCCATGTCTATGTCACTGATATTCGCAGCCAAGGAGAAATATGAAGTTGATGCTAATCAGGAACTATTAGCGCTG GGAGCGAGTAACATGTTCGGGGCGTTCTTTACGTGCGCTCCGATGTGTGCCAGTTTGTCACGGTCATACATACAGTATCag GCGGGTGGTAAGACTGGTATAACGTCAATGGTGAGTGGGGCGTTAATTCTGTGCGTACTTCTATGGGTTGGGCCTTTCTTCGAGCTGCTGCCACGCTGCGTCCTGGCTTCCATCATCGCTGTCTCGCTCAAAGGCATGTTCATGCAAGTCGCAGAACTCGCCAA ATTCTGGCGGCTGAGTAAACTAGACGCATTAGTGTGGCTTGCTACCTTTTTGACTACTGTCCTCATTGACATTGATATTgg GCTCGGTGCGGGTCTTCTAGCCGCAGTGGGAGCTCTGTTCGTGCGATCTCAGCGACCGTATACCTGCTTATTAGGAAGAGTTCTTGATACAGACCTCTACCTCGATATCAAACGGTACCGTGCG GCGGAAGAACTTCCCGGGGTAAAAATATTCCACTACTGTGGTGGACTCAACTTTGCCAGTAAGAACCTCTTTAGAGAGACACTGTTCAGGAAAATTGGCTACTTGAAGGGGACAGACGAAGACAATCTCACTAACAAGAGTGAGTCGTACGAGTGGGATTCTACTCTTGGCAGAAAG ataaattgtgtaataataGACGCGACAGCACTATCTTATGTTGACGCGCCGGGGATCAAAAGCCTTCTCTCGGCTCAGCAAGAACTCGTCAGCAGTCACATCACCGTACTCTTGGCTGGCGCTAACG GTCCCGTCTTAGAAATGATAGAGAAGTACAATTCTTTGGAATCAGAGCAATTGCAAGTGGAAACTTTCCCGACGGTACACGACGCCGTTGTCTACTACAAGATGTTAGAGATCAAGAAGGAACCCACCATCACCATTGCCACgtga
- the LOC123713757 gene encoding prestin isoform X1: MRLKKTLLLFENDFQIRTRNNDEDIPLLRDEEIDGDDRPQTPSSQQFNVIRRVYHQDVLNKDADYHLPDKPLSYTAKKAVQSCGFGDCLLNSLPIIKWLPAYKPKTDLIGDLVAGATTAVMHIPQGMAYALLAQVPPIIGLYMAFFPVLVYVVFGTSPHVSMGTFAVACLMAGKVVNEHAAHELPINGTDIAEATLQMTSQYSNVQVLSTLTFAVGIIQVMMWVLRLGAVSTLLSEPLVSGFTTAASLHVLASQVKDLFGIRLPKLGSNYKVVFTVIEVFKNMSNLNWAALIISFITCLVISLNNEVLKPWVSKRSRIPVPIELMAIVIGTLVSKFVDLKTNYGLSLVGTIPTGLPVPEVPPMHLLPDIALDAFTITMVTYTISMSMSLIFAAKEKYEVDANQELLALGASNMFGAFFTCAPMCASLSRSYIQYQAGGKTGITSMVSGALILCVLLWVGPFFELLPRCVLASIIAVSLKGMFMQVAELAKFWRLSKLDALVWLATFLTTVLIDIDIGLGAGLLAAVGALFVRSQRPYTCLLGRVLDTDLYLDIKRYRAAEELPGVKIFHYCGGLNFASKNLFRETLFRKIGYLKGTDEDNLTNKSESYEWDSTLGRKINCVIIDATALSYVDAPGIKSLLSAQQELVSSHITVLLAGANGPVLEMIEKYNSLESEQLQVETFPTVHDAVVYYKMLEIKKEPTITIAT; the protein is encoded by the exons ATGCGTTTGAAAAAGACGTTGTTATTGTTCGAAAATGATTTCCAAATACGTACACGCAATAATGATGAAGACATTCCTTTGTTACGGGACGAGGAAATCGATGGTGATGACCG GCCTCAGACGCCGTCAAGTCAGCAATTTAACGTGATAAGACGTGTCTACCACCAGGATGTACTTAATAAGGATGCTGACTATCATTTGCCTGACAAACCTC TGAGCTATACGGCCAAAAAAGCGGTCCAGAGTTGCGGTTTTGGAGACTGTCTATTGAATTCGTTGCCGATCATAAAATGGCTGCCTGCTTACAAACCGAAGACAGATCTGATTGGCGATTTGGTCGCCGGCGCAACCACAGCTGTTATGCACATACCACAAG GAATGGCGTATGCGCTGTTAGCCCAAGTGCCACCAATCATAGGGCTTTACATGGCATTCTTTCCCGTTCTTGTATATGTTGTGTTTGGAACTTCGCCCCATGTGTCGATGGGAACGTTTGCTGTAGCCTGCTTAATGGCTGGAaag GTTGTAAACGAGCACGCGGCACATGAACTACCAATAAATGGGACCGATATTGCTGAAG CAACGTTACAAATGACATCGCAGTACTCGAATGTACAGGTGCTTAGTACACTCACATTCGCTGTTGGAATAATACAA GTAATGATGTGGGTACTACGCCTTGGAGCGGTGTCAACGTTACTCTCAGAGCCTCTGGTCTCTGGATTTACCACAGCTGCATCCTTACACGTGTTAGCTTCACAAGTCAAGGACCTCTTCGGGATAAGACTGCCTAAACTAGGAAGCAACTATAAAGTCGTCTTT ACTGTCATAGAAGTTTTCAAAAACATGTCGAATTTGAATTGGGCAGCGCTTATAATCTCGTTCATTACATGTCTCGTCATATCGCTCAATAATGAAGTACTTAAG CCGTGGGTCAGCAAGCGAAGCAGGATACCGGTGCCTATAGAGTTAATGGCGATAGTTATAGGCACTCTAGTGTCTAAATTCGTTGACCTTAAAACTAACTACGGTCTTTCACTAGTTGGTACTATACCTACTGG TCTCCCAGTACCAGAAGTACCACCAATGCACCTCCTCCCAGATATAGCTTTAGACGCGTTCACCATAACAATGGTCACTTACACGATATCCATGTCTATGTCACTGATATTCGCAGCCAAGGAGAAATATGAAGTTGATGCTAATCAGGAACTATTAGCGCTG GGAGCGAGTAACATGTTCGGGGCGTTCTTTACGTGCGCTCCGATGTGTGCCAGTTTGTCACGGTCATACATACAGTATCag GCGGGTGGTAAGACTGGTATAACGTCAATGGTGAGTGGGGCGTTAATTCTGTGCGTACTTCTATGGGTTGGGCCTTTCTTCGAGCTGCTGCCACGCTGCGTCCTGGCTTCCATCATCGCTGTCTCGCTCAAAGGCATGTTCATGCAAGTCGCAGAACTCGCCAA ATTCTGGCGGCTGAGTAAACTAGACGCATTAGTGTGGCTTGCTACCTTTTTGACTACTGTCCTCATTGACATTGATATTgg GCTCGGTGCGGGTCTTCTAGCCGCAGTGGGAGCTCTGTTCGTGCGATCTCAGCGACCGTATACCTGCTTATTAGGAAGAGTTCTTGATACAGACCTCTACCTCGATATCAAACGGTACCGTGCG GCGGAAGAACTTCCCGGGGTAAAAATATTCCACTACTGTGGTGGACTCAACTTTGCCAGTAAGAACCTCTTTAGAGAGACACTGTTCAGGAAAATTGGCTACTTGAAGGGGACAGACGAAGACAATCTCACTAACAAGAGTGAGTCGTACGAGTGGGATTCTACTCTTGGCAGAAAG ataaattgtgtaataataGACGCGACAGCACTATCTTATGTTGACGCGCCGGGGATCAAAAGCCTTCTCTCGGCTCAGCAAGAACTCGTCAGCAGTCACATCACCGTACTCTTGGCTGGCGCTAACG GTCCCGTCTTAGAAATGATAGAGAAGTACAATTCTTTGGAATCAGAGCAATTGCAAGTGGAAACTTTCCCGACGGTACACGACGCCGTTGTCTACTACAAGATGTTAGAGATCAAGAAGGAACCCACCATCACCATTGCCACgtga
- the LOC123713757 gene encoding prestin isoform X5, with the protein MHIPQGMAYALLAQVPPIIGLYMAFFPVLVYVVFGTSPHVSMGTFAVACLMAGKVVNEHAAHELPINGTDIAEATLQMTSQYSNVQVLSTLTFAVGIIQVMMWVLRLGAVSTLLSEPLVSGFTTAASLHVLASQVKDLFGIRLPKLGSNYKVVFTVIEVFKNMSNLNWAALIISFITCLVISLNNEVLKPWVSKRSRIPVPIELMAIVIGTLVSKFVDLKTNYGLSLVGTIPTGLPVPEVPPMHLLPDIALDAFTITMVTYTISMSMSLIFAAKEKYEVDANQELLALGASNMFGAFFTCAPMCASLSRSYIQYQAGGKTGITSMVSGALILCVLLWVGPFFELLPRCVLASIIAVSLKGMFMQVAELAKFWRLSKLDALVWLATFLTTVLIDIDIGLGAGLLAAVGALFVRSQRPYTCLLGRVLDTDLYLDIKRYRAAEELPGVKIFHYCGGLNFASKNLFRETLFRKIGYLKGTDEDNLTNKSESYEWDSTLGRKINCVIIDATALSYVDAPGIKSLLSAQQELVSSHITVLLAGANGPVLEMIEKYNSLESEQLQVETFPTVHDAVVYYKMLEIKKEPTITIAT; encoded by the exons ATGCACATACCACAAG GAATGGCGTATGCGCTGTTAGCCCAAGTGCCACCAATCATAGGGCTTTACATGGCATTCTTTCCCGTTCTTGTATATGTTGTGTTTGGAACTTCGCCCCATGTGTCGATGGGAACGTTTGCTGTAGCCTGCTTAATGGCTGGAaag GTTGTAAACGAGCACGCGGCACATGAACTACCAATAAATGGGACCGATATTGCTGAAG CAACGTTACAAATGACATCGCAGTACTCGAATGTACAGGTGCTTAGTACACTCACATTCGCTGTTGGAATAATACAA GTAATGATGTGGGTACTACGCCTTGGAGCGGTGTCAACGTTACTCTCAGAGCCTCTGGTCTCTGGATTTACCACAGCTGCATCCTTACACGTGTTAGCTTCACAAGTCAAGGACCTCTTCGGGATAAGACTGCCTAAACTAGGAAGCAACTATAAAGTCGTCTTT ACTGTCATAGAAGTTTTCAAAAACATGTCGAATTTGAATTGGGCAGCGCTTATAATCTCGTTCATTACATGTCTCGTCATATCGCTCAATAATGAAGTACTTAAG CCGTGGGTCAGCAAGCGAAGCAGGATACCGGTGCCTATAGAGTTAATGGCGATAGTTATAGGCACTCTAGTGTCTAAATTCGTTGACCTTAAAACTAACTACGGTCTTTCACTAGTTGGTACTATACCTACTGG TCTCCCAGTACCAGAAGTACCACCAATGCACCTCCTCCCAGATATAGCTTTAGACGCGTTCACCATAACAATGGTCACTTACACGATATCCATGTCTATGTCACTGATATTCGCAGCCAAGGAGAAATATGAAGTTGATGCTAATCAGGAACTATTAGCGCTG GGAGCGAGTAACATGTTCGGGGCGTTCTTTACGTGCGCTCCGATGTGTGCCAGTTTGTCACGGTCATACATACAGTATCag GCGGGTGGTAAGACTGGTATAACGTCAATGGTGAGTGGGGCGTTAATTCTGTGCGTACTTCTATGGGTTGGGCCTTTCTTCGAGCTGCTGCCACGCTGCGTCCTGGCTTCCATCATCGCTGTCTCGCTCAAAGGCATGTTCATGCAAGTCGCAGAACTCGCCAA ATTCTGGCGGCTGAGTAAACTAGACGCATTAGTGTGGCTTGCTACCTTTTTGACTACTGTCCTCATTGACATTGATATTgg GCTCGGTGCGGGTCTTCTAGCCGCAGTGGGAGCTCTGTTCGTGCGATCTCAGCGACCGTATACCTGCTTATTAGGAAGAGTTCTTGATACAGACCTCTACCTCGATATCAAACGGTACCGTGCG GCGGAAGAACTTCCCGGGGTAAAAATATTCCACTACTGTGGTGGACTCAACTTTGCCAGTAAGAACCTCTTTAGAGAGACACTGTTCAGGAAAATTGGCTACTTGAAGGGGACAGACGAAGACAATCTCACTAACAAGAGTGAGTCGTACGAGTGGGATTCTACTCTTGGCAGAAAG ataaattgtgtaataataGACGCGACAGCACTATCTTATGTTGACGCGCCGGGGATCAAAAGCCTTCTCTCGGCTCAGCAAGAACTCGTCAGCAGTCACATCACCGTACTCTTGGCTGGCGCTAACG GTCCCGTCTTAGAAATGATAGAGAAGTACAATTCTTTGGAATCAGAGCAATTGCAAGTGGAAACTTTCCCGACGGTACACGACGCCGTTGTCTACTACAAGATGTTAGAGATCAAGAAGGAACCCACCATCACCATTGCCACgtga
- the LOC123713757 gene encoding prestin isoform X2 — MGNGKEREPEKEKLNPSGWPQTPSSQQFNVIRRVYHQDVLNKDADYHLPDKPLSYTAKKAVQSCGFGDCLLNSLPIIKWLPAYKPKTDLIGDLVAGATTAVMHIPQGMAYALLAQVPPIIGLYMAFFPVLVYVVFGTSPHVSMGTFAVACLMAGKVVNEHAAHELPINGTDIAEATLQMTSQYSNVQVLSTLTFAVGIIQVMMWVLRLGAVSTLLSEPLVSGFTTAASLHVLASQVKDLFGIRLPKLGSNYKVVFTVIEVFKNMSNLNWAALIISFITCLVISLNNEVLKPWVSKRSRIPVPIELMAIVIGTLVSKFVDLKTNYGLSLVGTIPTGLPVPEVPPMHLLPDIALDAFTITMVTYTISMSMSLIFAAKEKYEVDANQELLALGASNMFGAFFTCAPMCASLSRSYIQYQAGGKTGITSMVSGALILCVLLWVGPFFELLPRCVLASIIAVSLKGMFMQVAELAKFWRLSKLDALVWLATFLTTVLIDIDIGLGAGLLAAVGALFVRSQRPYTCLLGRVLDTDLYLDIKRYRAAEELPGVKIFHYCGGLNFASKNLFRETLFRKIGYLKGTDEDNLTNKSESYEWDSTLGRKINCVIIDATALSYVDAPGIKSLLSAQQELVSSHITVLLAGANGPVLEMIEKYNSLESEQLQVETFPTVHDAVVYYKMLEIKKEPTITIAT, encoded by the exons ATGGGCAACGGCAAGGAAAGAGAACCGGAAAAAGAAAAGCTGAACCCAAGTGGATG GCCTCAGACGCCGTCAAGTCAGCAATTTAACGTGATAAGACGTGTCTACCACCAGGATGTACTTAATAAGGATGCTGACTATCATTTGCCTGACAAACCTC TGAGCTATACGGCCAAAAAAGCGGTCCAGAGTTGCGGTTTTGGAGACTGTCTATTGAATTCGTTGCCGATCATAAAATGGCTGCCTGCTTACAAACCGAAGACAGATCTGATTGGCGATTTGGTCGCCGGCGCAACCACAGCTGTTATGCACATACCACAAG GAATGGCGTATGCGCTGTTAGCCCAAGTGCCACCAATCATAGGGCTTTACATGGCATTCTTTCCCGTTCTTGTATATGTTGTGTTTGGAACTTCGCCCCATGTGTCGATGGGAACGTTTGCTGTAGCCTGCTTAATGGCTGGAaag GTTGTAAACGAGCACGCGGCACATGAACTACCAATAAATGGGACCGATATTGCTGAAG CAACGTTACAAATGACATCGCAGTACTCGAATGTACAGGTGCTTAGTACACTCACATTCGCTGTTGGAATAATACAA GTAATGATGTGGGTACTACGCCTTGGAGCGGTGTCAACGTTACTCTCAGAGCCTCTGGTCTCTGGATTTACCACAGCTGCATCCTTACACGTGTTAGCTTCACAAGTCAAGGACCTCTTCGGGATAAGACTGCCTAAACTAGGAAGCAACTATAAAGTCGTCTTT ACTGTCATAGAAGTTTTCAAAAACATGTCGAATTTGAATTGGGCAGCGCTTATAATCTCGTTCATTACATGTCTCGTCATATCGCTCAATAATGAAGTACTTAAG CCGTGGGTCAGCAAGCGAAGCAGGATACCGGTGCCTATAGAGTTAATGGCGATAGTTATAGGCACTCTAGTGTCTAAATTCGTTGACCTTAAAACTAACTACGGTCTTTCACTAGTTGGTACTATACCTACTGG TCTCCCAGTACCAGAAGTACCACCAATGCACCTCCTCCCAGATATAGCTTTAGACGCGTTCACCATAACAATGGTCACTTACACGATATCCATGTCTATGTCACTGATATTCGCAGCCAAGGAGAAATATGAAGTTGATGCTAATCAGGAACTATTAGCGCTG GGAGCGAGTAACATGTTCGGGGCGTTCTTTACGTGCGCTCCGATGTGTGCCAGTTTGTCACGGTCATACATACAGTATCag GCGGGTGGTAAGACTGGTATAACGTCAATGGTGAGTGGGGCGTTAATTCTGTGCGTACTTCTATGGGTTGGGCCTTTCTTCGAGCTGCTGCCACGCTGCGTCCTGGCTTCCATCATCGCTGTCTCGCTCAAAGGCATGTTCATGCAAGTCGCAGAACTCGCCAA ATTCTGGCGGCTGAGTAAACTAGACGCATTAGTGTGGCTTGCTACCTTTTTGACTACTGTCCTCATTGACATTGATATTgg GCTCGGTGCGGGTCTTCTAGCCGCAGTGGGAGCTCTGTTCGTGCGATCTCAGCGACCGTATACCTGCTTATTAGGAAGAGTTCTTGATACAGACCTCTACCTCGATATCAAACGGTACCGTGCG GCGGAAGAACTTCCCGGGGTAAAAATATTCCACTACTGTGGTGGACTCAACTTTGCCAGTAAGAACCTCTTTAGAGAGACACTGTTCAGGAAAATTGGCTACTTGAAGGGGACAGACGAAGACAATCTCACTAACAAGAGTGAGTCGTACGAGTGGGATTCTACTCTTGGCAGAAAG ataaattgtgtaataataGACGCGACAGCACTATCTTATGTTGACGCGCCGGGGATCAAAAGCCTTCTCTCGGCTCAGCAAGAACTCGTCAGCAGTCACATCACCGTACTCTTGGCTGGCGCTAACG GTCCCGTCTTAGAAATGATAGAGAAGTACAATTCTTTGGAATCAGAGCAATTGCAAGTGGAAACTTTCCCGACGGTACACGACGCCGTTGTCTACTACAAGATGTTAGAGATCAAGAAGGAACCCACCATCACCATTGCCACgtga